The proteins below are encoded in one region of Canis lupus dingo isolate Sandy chromosome 30, ASM325472v2, whole genome shotgun sequence:
- the LOC112675495 gene encoding olfactory receptor 4K2 codes for MDAANKSVSEFVLLGLSKSWELQLFFFMVFSLFYVATIIGNSLIVITVIADSHLHSPMYFLLTNLSVLDMSLASFATPKMVTDYLTGHKTISFDGCITQIFFLHLFTGTEIILLMAMSFDRYIAICKPLRYASVISPWVCVALVVASWIVGVMHSMSQVIFALTLPFCGPNEVDSFFCDLPVVFQLACVDTYVLGLFMISTSGIIALSCFIILFNSYVIVLVTIKHHSSKGSSKALTTCTAHFIVVLMFFGPCILIYMWPLNSFLIDKILSVFYTIFTPILNPVIYTLRNQEVKTAMRKLKNRLLNPNKTTPLHYF; via the coding sequence ATGGATGCGGCCAATAAGTCTGtttctgaatttgttttgctGGGACTCTCTAAATCCTGGGAACTACAGCTGTTTTTCTTCATGGTGTTTTCACTGTTTTATGTGGCAACAATCATTGGTAATAGCCTCATAGTCATCACAGTTATAGCCGACTCTCACCTACACTCTCCTATGTATTTCCTGCTTACTAACCTTTCTGTTCTTGATATGTCACTTGCTTCCTTTGCCACCCCTAAGATGGTTACAGACTACCTCACTGGACATAAAACTATCTCCTTTGATGGCTGTATCACCCAGATATTTTTTCTACACCTTTTTACTGGTACTGAGATAATTTTACTTATGGCCATGTCCTTTGATAGGTATATTGCAATATGCAAACCTCTCCGCTATGCTTCAGTCATAAGTCCCTGGGTGTGTGTTGCCCTCGTGGTGGCTTCCTGGATTGTGGGAGTCATGCATTCAATGAGCCAGGTCATATTTGCTCTCACATTACCATTCTGTGGTCCCAATGAAGTAGACAGCTTTTTCTGTGACCTTCCTGTGGTGTTCCAGCTGGCTTGTGTGGATACTTATGTTCTGGGCCTCTTTATGATCTCAACTAGTGGCATAATTGCCTTatcctgctttattattttattcaattcataTGTTATTGTCCTGGTTACTATCAAACATCATTCTTCAAAAGGATCATCTAAGGCTCTTACTACATGCACAGCTCATTTCATTGTTGTCCTTATGTTTTTTGGGCCATGCATTCTTATCTATATGTGGCCACTAAACAGTTTTCTTATAGATAAGATTCTGTCTGTGTTTTATACCATCTTCACTCCCATTCTGAACCCAGTAATATATACCTTAAGGAATCAAGAAGTGAAGACAGctatgaggaaactgaaaaataGGCTTCTAAATCCCAACAAGACAACtcctttgcattatttttag
- the LOC112675436 gene encoding olfactory receptor 4K2-like: MEEFNHSRVSEFVLLGLTDSPELQIFFFVIFSVFYLITMLGNCLILLTVLSTPHLHSPMYFLLSNLSLIDICLSSFATPKMIMDFFAKHKTISFEGCISQIFFLHLFTGTEIVLLISMSFDRYIAICKPLHYSTIMNQRVCVGLVVTSWTVGFLHTTSQLAFTLYLPFCGPNVVDSFFCDLPLVIQLACIDIYVLGIFMISTSGVIALVSFLLLLTSYIIVLVTIKDRSFTGTSKAFSTCTAHFIVVLMFFGPCIFIYVWPFTNFLMDKVLSVFYTIFTPFLNPLIYTLRNQEVKIAVKKKLTNQSLNLGKTSPNYPVQ, encoded by the coding sequence ATGGAGGAGTTCAACCATTCTAGAGTGTCTGAATTTGTGTTACTTGGACTTACGGATTCTCCTGagctccagatttttttctttgtgatattttctgttttctatttgataACTATGTTGGGCAACTGTCTTATTTTGCTCACAGTTCTATCCACCCCACACCTTCACTCCCCTATGTATTTCCTCCTCAGCAACCTGTCTCTCATTGACATATGCCTGTCCTCCTTTGCCACTCCAAAGATGATCATGGACTTCTTTGCTAAACATAAGACCATCTCCTTTGAGGGCTGTATTTCTCAGATCTTCTTTTTGCACCTCTTCACTGGGACTGAGATTGTACTATTGATCTCCATGTCTTTTGACAGGTACATTGCCATATGTAAACCTCTCCATTATTCAACAATTATGAACCAAAGAGTGTGTGTTGGGCTTGTGGTAACTTCTTGGACAGTGGGCTTCCTGCATACAACAAGCCAGTTAGCTTTTACCCTCTATTTACCCTTCTGTGGTCCCAATGTTGTAGACAGTTTCTTCTGTGACCTTCCTTTGGTCATCCAGCTCGCttgtatagatatatatgttcTTGGAATCTTCATGATCTCAACCAGTGGTGTGATTGCTCTTGTAAGTTTTCTGCTTTTGCTCACCTCCTATATCATTGTGCTTGTCACTATTAAGGACCGCTCCTTTACAGGAACATCTAAGGCTTTTTCTACCTGCACTGCACATTTCATAGTTGTGTTAATGTTCTTTGGGCCTTGTATCTTTATTTATGTGTGGCCTTTCACCAACTTCCTGATGGACAAAGTTCTGTCCGTTTTCTATACCATTTTCACCCCCTTTCTGAATCCACTTATCTATACTTTGAGAAATCAGGAAGTGAAGATAGCTGTGAAGAAGAAACTAACTAATCAAAGCTTAAATCTTGGGAAAACTAGTCCAAATTACCCAGTGCAGTGA